The genomic stretch AATATTATTCACCCCTTTAGGGAGGGAAATGGTAGAACTCAACGTTTTTTCTTTGAGGAACTACTATTTTTCTTAGGCATGATTGTTAATTGGCCTGACATATCAAAAGATGAATGGGTTCAAGCAAACATCGATGGCTATTACGGCAATTTAAACCCATTGTACAAAATCCTAACACTAGCGACGCGATAACTTAGCCTAAGCAGTTTATGTTTGTATCGTAGCCATTACTAATTTATATGCAGGCACGATACTATGATCCAGTTATCGGGCGTTTTTATTCGAATGATCCAGTTGATGCTATGGGTCATTTAAGCTCTGGGAACATTCAAGGCTTTTATAGATACAACTACGCATACAACAACCCTTATAAATATACCGACCCTGATGGCAAACACCCGCTTTTATGGTTTATAGGTAAAGAAATTGCTGGTGCAATTTTTGAAGAAGCTACTGGAGTACCTGTCCCTTCGGCTAAAAATGCAGGAAAAGCAGCGGCTAAACAGTTAGCGAAAAATAAAGCTGCTGGTGCGGCTTTCGAGAAACAAGTTAAGGGCCAATTGCAGAAAACTGATACAGACGTAGCGGAACAGGTGACTATACAAACTAAAAGTGGAACTAAAACTAGATTAGATTTCGTTAGTAAAGATTCTAGCGGAAATGTAAAATGTACTGAGTGTAAGGCTTCGCCAACAGCTCCTCTAACAAAGAATCAGAAGGCTGGTTTCCCAGAAATAGCTGAATCAGGAGGTACTGTGGTTGGAAAAGGTAAGCCGGGTTTTCCGGGAGGTACTAAAATACCACCCACGAAGGTCGATATAATCAGGAAGGATAATTAGGGGTTTTTATGTCTGTTTTAGATTCAGATGTAGTTGATGCAATTAGTATTAATGATGCAGAAGAAGTTGTTCTAACCATTACAGATCATTTAGGTTGGGAAGATGAGCACGAGCACTTATTACTTCTACAAGAAAAGATAAATACTTACCTTAGCTTTGTAGAAAGTGGGGAAATTTATGATTCATATGCCAAAGCCGATGGTAAAAGCATTGTTATTGAAGTTGTATCTCAATTTGAGCTATCAAGTGGTGCAGAAGACTTCTTAACTAAAGCTAAAGGTGCTATTGCAAATGCAGGATTTGAGTTAAGACAAAAGGTTTTTACTGAAATTCAAACACATTAACTTTTTGCTACTTGAGCACTTTGAATCCAAAGCCTCGCACTCGCGAGGCTTTGTTTTTTCTGGGCCTAGTGGCTTTTGGTTTGTTTTCAAGGCTGGTTGAACTGATTTGAATCCAACCAAATCATCTCGCACTAGCTGAGCATCGCTTGTGATTTTTTGTATTCCTCACTTGAAAACCACTGTGTTTATATCCATATGCAAAGTTGAGTTAGAAAATGTCTGTGGGCTTATCTTCTAGCATCATAGCTATTGCTCAGGGCAGTGATGTTAGGGCATTAGTTTTTTTGATTTTAAATTTATTAATAAGGAATTTCATGACTCCGACTGATTTTGGACTGGGGGTATTGGCAAGTTATTTTGCAAATACTATTGATAAGGTAATCAAGCTGAATGGCAATGATGAATCACCCGAACCGCAATTAAAAGAAGACACAGAGGTTCATAAAGCTAGAAAGTTTAGAACTTTCGATGCACGCTATGGTATTCCTAGTGCTTTGGATGATATAGAGAAACCTCTAGTGTCTATTCTGATAGAACGAAACCCATCCACTCATTACAACTTACCTTGTGTAGTAATTGAATCAAGAGCCAATGGTGAATGGTATGTAATGTCCAAAGGAAATATCTCATTTCAGGGATCTGGCGGAGGTCTGTCACATGCAAAAAGTTTTATCTCAAAACTTAAAGAAAAAAATGCCGATATAGGTGTTTGGGTGTATGACAACTCTTTAGTCGATGACCTTTCAAATGGTTATACACTTTGGCCCGAAATTAAAGGAAAAGGAATTCCTCTAAGAAGCTTTATTGAAGATGATGCTTCATGGAAAGAAATTGTAGAAAAAGCAACAGCGATGTCATATTAAAAGTATCGCCTAGTTTAATTTGTAGCAAAGCCTCGCGAGTGCGAGGCTTTGGATTCAAAATTAAGTATTCCGATTTCTGGTTAATCGTCTCAAAATTAAGTATTCCGATTTCTGGTTAATCGTCTTAAGTTAAAACC from Pseudoalteromonas sp. UG3-2 encodes the following:
- a CDS encoding RHS repeat-associated core domain-containing protein, with amino-acid sequence MQARYYDPVIGRFYSNDPVDAMGHLSSGNIQGFYRYNYAYNNPYKYTDPDGKHPLLWFIGKEIAGAIFEEATGVPVPSAKNAGKAAAKQLAKNKAAGAAFEKQVKGQLQKTDTDVAEQVTIQTKSGTKTRLDFVSKDSSGNVKCTECKASPTAPLTKNQKAGFPEIAESGGTVVGKGKPGFPGGTKIPPTKVDIIRKDN
- a CDS encoding DUF6572 domain-containing protein, with protein sequence MSVLDSDVVDAISINDAEEVVLTITDHLGWEDEHEHLLLLQEKINTYLSFVESGEIYDSYAKADGKSIVIEVVSQFELSSGAEDFLTKAKGAIANAGFELRQKVFTEIQTH